The DNA sequence gaaggcctccgggACGCGATCAGAAGCCACTTTGTGTCCTTGGCTTCCGGTCACTTCCGGGAGGTGTTACGAGGTATTGGAAAGTCCGTGGAGCGTGCCATGTGCCTCCCTGTACCTCCTGGAAATAGTTTCTGGTCACGTCCTGGAGACCATTTGAGGTGTGGGCTCAGCATCAGGAAATCACGAGTCcatgcctcagagggcctccaggaCATGGATACCAAAGACCCACTGTactgcttttcctccaaggagcttagagtTTTGTATGTTGtttctctccttcctgttccccaCCCAACCCTCACTACAGCCCTGCAAAGtagtttaggctgagagataatgactgacccaaagtcacccacTCAGCTTGATGGCTGAGTCACAAGTcactatatccagttgtggaaaaggcttcaggagtcatgctctggcaactcctgcaacgccgctggaaccaaccacttctgcctttccattggaccattccagcgacatggagaggggggatttgctgcatgggtaacagcctatcctccatacctttacccaggcttcgcgcactggagaggacactccaacttcaccatataGCGTCaacacaacacgggaagcagcagtttaccagttataagtcttagctcgattggcatagagcgtgacgccaggggccgCTTCCGACGGTggaagagatcattgcatctcattgggtagCCAccacctgccttaagctgggcagtccccagccagtaaggtgctgcctcgcctcagtctgttaacctcatggggtgcatggggtttagggtgaaaattgacaagcggatcgacaactgtGCACCAggcccaaattggccttttcgcccacactagacactgttccagaaccaccattcagagtgcgataccgtagtctttcgagactgaaggttgccaacaagtggtCTGTGCTAAAAACCTCTGAAAAAGAGAACTGTTTCATTTTATAAATAGCTAAACATCTTCTAGATATGGCTTGTAAATTTCAGGGTTCCTTGGTATTCAGAATGTCTGATAAATGTTTCACAAGAATGTTCCACTTACTTCTTAAAAGTGCCAAAAATTTTATAGTTACCTGTTTGTAGTATAAATAAAAAAAGGGTTATACATCTTTAAGAGGCTGCTCTTTAAGAGTGAAAAGAGTGTGCTTGAAAGGAGTTGTGAAAGAAAAtaaggtgtgtgcgtgtgtgtttttcccTTCACCAATCCTGAGCTAGAACTGtgaactcattggagactgctcAGCCTATGAAACTTCGTGATCTGCTTGGCTGTATTCGTACCAAAGCTGGGCACTTTTTCCCTTATGGGGCAAAGAATGAGAAAGTTCAGAGGCAGGAATTGCGTAGCCAAAGAGCTTGTTTGATATATGAAGCTGTGACTGCAGGAAATCCAAGGCTTGTCAAACTTTGAGCAGAAATGTTCATGGACTAAAAGTGAATCCTTAAGGTAATGTAAATGAAAATCCTAAGACTTTTATGCTGGTGTTCAGAAATCCTTACTTtgtagtggtgtgtgtgtgtgcctatgATTGGGAGGGATACAGGTTATACAACAAGAATAGGCTCAGCAGAtctgttgctgttttatttaGAATGCTTTGGTGTGATATGTGTCTCCTCTGTCTGCAGGAAGCTGTGCTGTCCTGACATCTGAGCCGACAGTTTCTCTTTCAGCTGAGATATTTTAGACTACACTGGAAATGGGTCTCCCCGCATAGTTCTTAGTATGTCTATTCTAGAAGTATACAAGTGTAAAAGAGATTGCATAAACAATAGCAAATGAATGTGCTCCTTATCAGAATGTTACTACCTCTtcagattatttattttaaaatctgaataTATGTGTCTTAAATGGTTGTCAGAAGTGTTATAACATTAGCAAATTGAGAGAGAGATTATTTCTTTGTAACCCTTAGAAATTCCCTAAACTGTAATGAATGTCCATATGTCCAATGTGCAATATATAGGATCAACTCACTTTTTATAGGCACAGCATGTGCTAAACAGGGTGATGTGCTAGAAACTAAAGGTTGCTGTAAAGTTCTGTTACATGGTATAAACAGTGATACCTGTTTTTATTGGCTTATGCAAAACTTACTATCAATATATATGCTTAATTGCAGGCGTATAGGCGTACAGCAATATATATGCTTAAttacaaccttccgcttaatgatggaccgcatatgacggacacaacaaagaggttcttggagcccaatcctatgtatgtctactcagaagtaaatcccattatagtcaatggggcttacacccaggaaagtgtggataggattgcaaccttaatgagGCAGTTGGAACTCtcagtctgcagcagagtgtctgtttacacaacaaagaggctcttaatgcaaagaagaggcagtcagtCTCCAGTGGCCTATACAGCCAGCTAATTTCTGGCAGGAAGTgactgtttgcacaacaaaggcactaggttgggctgaatgtttgcttaacaacctaatcgcataacaacagggattggagaatgtatccccatcattaagtggcacatacctgtatttTGAAGTTGAATGTTCAATTGACACTCTCATAAAATGAAAGTATGTGCTAAAAAAAGATTAAGAAATATAATGGGTATGTCATAATTTTTCCAGTATGGCTTTTGAGTAGCATTCCTATAAACTAATGTAAGAGTTTAATAAGCaattttccccccctttcagaaAAAGATGAAAATGCTCTGAACGAGGAGGATGAAAGAGATCAAAAAGACCCTTATTTTGTGGAAACACCTTATGGTTACCAGCTTGACTTGGACTTTCTCAAGTATGTGGAAGATATACAAAAGGGAAATACTATAAAAAAGTTGAACATACAGAAAAAGCGGAAAGTAACACCACATTTTGCGTCTGTCAAAAACACTCCTAGCCAATACAGTGGATGGACATCAAATGAATCTCTCTCTTCATCCAACAGTGATGAAAACAAACATTCATCATCTCTCCTAGTGGCACGAAGCCCAGCTGCAGTCTCCACAAGACCATCCTTGTCTTTTGAAGCCTCTCCAAATTTCCTAACTATCCCTGAAAGCAAACAGCTACTGCCTCCCTCACCACAGCTGCCTCGGCACAACCTTCATGTCACAAAGACTCTAATGGAAACACGGAGAAGGTTGGAGCAGGAAAAAATGGCAATGCAAGTTATTCCAGGAGAGACTCGGAGGCCCAGGCTCTCCAGTTTTGGAGCCATGGGCTCAACAAGCTCACTTCCTTCCTTTGTAGGTTCCAGTGGACATAACCAAATGTCTCAGCAGTTTCAAAATGGGTATCAGGGCAATGGAGAGTATAATGTTTATCTAGCTTCCTCTTTGGGCAGTTCCATCCGGCATAGTCCCTTGAGTTCAGGTGTATCAACACCTGTGACCAATGTGAGTCCGGTGCATCTGCAGCACATCAGGGAACAAATGGCTATTGCCCTTAAACGCCTCAAGGAGCTCGAGGAGCAAGTCAAAACTATTCCTGTGCTCCAGGTTAAAATTTCAGTGTTGCAGGAAGAGAAAAGGCAGATGATGGCAAAGCTCAAAAGCCAAAGAATAGTTAACCAGAATGACACTAGCCATTTCAGAAAAAGATCATACAGTGCAGGCAATGCAGAGCAGTGGAAGCAATTGGTTCCAGTCCAAGGGAGTGGAGAACTCTATATAGATTGTGAGGAAGAGGTGGGAAgtgtagaccagggctcagagAGAGTAGAAGAGTTTAGGCAGTTAACTGCTGAAATGCAAGCATTAGAGAAGAAAATCCAGGACAGCAGTTACGATATTCCATCTAACCTGCGAGTGAACCGAGAAAGTGTACCAAAAGAAAACAGGTCAGTTGCAGTGGGAGCAGAGGAAAATATGAATGATGTTGTTGTGTTCAACAAAGCTTTACGAGTGTGTAGGGATGTGGCAGTAGGGACAGAATGCAAGGTTAAAGATTCTAGTGTTGGGGTGACAGAGGGGATGCTTGGTTTGTCTACGGAAGCTGAGAGGGAAATAGAACTCCAGCATCAGACCATTGATGCCCTTAAAGAGAAAATCTACCGACTGGAAGTTCAGCTGAGGGAAACGACGCATGACAGGGAAATGACCAAATTGAAGCATGAGCTGCAGGCAGCTGGCTCTAGGAAAAAAACAGACAAAGCATTGATGGCTCAGCCCCTTGTCTTTAGCAGAGCAGTAGAAGCAGTAGTACAAACAAGAGACCAAATGGTGGGAGATCATGTGGATGTTGTTGATACATGCGTGGGGAGCTGCTTACAGATGAGCAGTATTGGAATATCCTGTAGGCCTGTGTTGCGTAGCACAGCTGTAGGTCCAGATGTGCCCATGAATTGGTGGATTgtgaaggagagaaaagaagtGTGTGACCGTTGCATTGGGAGCTCTGTTGAGATGAGCAACAAGTGTGTGGGCACAGAAATGAGTATTTGTGAAACTGGGGTTAATACAGAGGAGTCGGTAGATAGCCTAAGTCTGCGCAAGACGGAGGTGGCAATCAAGGAAGTGCGGTCAATCGGCTGTGGGGGCTGTTTGGATGCAACCATCTGTCCAGAAAAGGAGACCATGTCTCGCGGCACAAACACAGAGACTGGTTGCAAAGCAGACTCCGGAGTCATGGCAGTACCTCTTACAGCTACCCAGGGAACCAATACAGTATTAGAACAAGCTGACCAATTCACCAACACAGAAATGGCTACCATGATGGATTCCGGCACCAACACTTTCCTGAGCACTTACGATAAACAGACAAACACTGTGATTGTGGAGATGCAAACTGTGGCTGTGGGAGATGGTAGGGTAAAAGATGTAAATACAGCTGCTAAAACACGTTCCATTGGTGTGGGAACACTGCTTTCTACCCCTGCTAGCTTTGAAAAATCTTCACTAACAAAGACCAAAGACGTTGGAGTGGGGCAGATCAATGTTAATGAGAACTACTTAGTTGGCTTGAAAATGAGAAATATTGCCTGTGGCCCCCCTCCAGTGTCTGTAGTGCCGCTCAGCACTAGAAGCATCGGTGTTGGGGATGAATCAGTGTGTGAGTCAGGGAGCCTTGTGATGGGTGGTCCATTCCCTCCACCTGAGATGAAGACTGACTTGGACCACTACATTGAACGGGTGCAGAAACTGGTTCAGGAACAGCAGATGCTCCTTGCTGAAAACTATGCTGAACTAGCAGAAGCTTTTGGAGAGCCTCATTCTCAAATTGGCTGTCTCAATTCCCAGCTCATTAGCACTCTGTCTTCCATCAACAATGTCATGAAATATGCAAGCACGGAGGAACTGCGTAACGTAGGCATACCAAAACAATTCATCGACAAGAGTACTGCAACAGGTAGGCTGAACAGACTTTTTCATTTGTCTAGTAAATTGTGATGCCTTAAAGTTGGCATTGAATAGTTTCCTACAGAACAGAGCAGAAACTGCTTATACCATTACTTGCCTCTCACTGGAATGAAAAGACTGGGAAAGAGATTCCTATCTTTATACTGTAGACAAGACTGAAGTGATGAGTGGGTATCAGTGCTTGAATACCTAAAATAGCTAAAAATACACTATGCCTGGGTAATCATCTATTCCATTTCCCCGGATATTTAACCTTTATATAGTTAAGATCTTGAGAGCTCAGACCCTGCCTAAGGACAGGATATGACTCTAAAATTATGCCAGACGTATTTTATAAGATCAACTCTTACCAAAGTCATTTCTGTCAGCATCTACATTTGTTTCCCTTGCCTTTTATGCTTTAATTTCCTGTGACTAATCCTTTTTTAATGTCGCTTGCTAACAATAAGCCATGTAAATCTGTGCTAAACTACTGCTCTAGGTGCTAAATGCTATTGATATTTGTGCAAGGGGATGCAAGTCACACCACATCCTGTAATCTGTCATTCTTTGTGCTCCAATTACTGAAGTTGGGGCTGCACAAATGTTCTTAAAGTGGTTTAGGCTTGTACATAATGGCCTAATGGAGCTCTCCCATAGGCCATTCTTTCACCCTTTTTCATTTCAGGGAGCTTTTTGTATCATTACACTCATTCACCTAATCATAATTCTGTCTGAGGttgctggactgtaccacttaaGAATGCACATGAGAGCTCATATGACTGAGTATGACATCCTTCCATGATGAATATGTTGCCATAGACTTCCATTCAAAGCAGTttctacccggggtaaggggaattatttccccttgccttgggccgagccacagccagcccaaaacatacgctggatacagtgcaggcctgctggcctgcttgctccagcgcaagttaggattgcgctgttagtgaaTCTGAAAGCTGTAGGTGTTAATATGTGAACTTCCTTATCAGAAAGTGGTATGTAAACATTCTTAATGATATGCCATTCTGTATAtatactccctccccccccccaactttatgTTAGCAATGGAATTTATAGAATTTAGACTTTATCTGGGCACAGGTGGACTGGACTTGTATTTCACATTGTCACCAAAAATATTAAGGCATTTTGTGTTAACATGTAATGTCATCTTTTCTGGTGCAGGAAGTCTGTATAATCTATTACTTGGTGGTTTTTTTAGACTGAACAATACCATGCTAGTTTGCTCAGTTcttgattttccagtgccaagaTCAAAGGTGGTATAACCTTACACCAAAACAAGCTACAGTATAAAGAATTATGTTTACTTATacattgtacttttaaaaaaatggaattttaaGAATGGTATTTTAAAggggtattttaaaaaatttgaaaaaaattactttttccAAATGTTCAACTGCACTGACCAATAGTTTTCTAATAATAGTTGTTGTAATAGTTGTAACTCAACTGTGTGTTTACAGTATGTATAGAAATTGCTACATgggtactttttcaagtgatgctccttttacatttagcagggaagagaaaatgttccctttcactctagcacagcatcttttccattgactgtttgctggtatttctttatcttttttaGAATATGAGTCCTTTTGGACAAGGAGCcatttttgtatttcttttgcTGCGTAAACCACTTTCagctctttgttgaaaagcagtacagttgTGCGCCGCTTAACAAGGAGGGCTTAACACTCTGTGAAGTCTCTGAAGCTtcgctcccctcgcctccgggggcttttctgagcctctgcaaggctcagaatacCAGAATCACATGACAGACAcgatttccagtttcctccaagaaACCAGAAACAGTGTCTCTTGTGCAATTGGGGCTTTTTGAacctcgcagaggcagcacacatacATGTGCTGATTCTAGGAGACTCAGAAAAGTTTCAGAAGTTTGGTGGCCGTCACATATGCAACCTGTCACTGGCCGGAAAGTCGttaaggggcgcacacctgtatactgTTGGCCCGCATCTTATGCAAGTGCTACATTTTGAGATCAGTGCATCAAGCCAAAATTCTGCAGAAGTGAACCCCTTTAAAGTCAACAAATATGTGCTGTTTCTTTATGAACTAAAAGCACAGTAGGAGAGACATgagaactgagggaacagcagtttTATTCTCCCATTTGCTTATTCCAGGGCATaagggtaagaggcactttttcaagtgggtgctcctcttttatttagcagggggagagtaactagccctccttaccccagcagtgtcttttctagtggctgtctgctggtgttttgcattttttagattgtgagcccttttggtacagggagccatgagttgtttgctttttctctgtaaaccgctttgtgaacttctgttgaaaagcggtatataaatactgttaataataataataataatcatcatcatcatcatcatcatcatcatctgagtaagggcacaatcctaaccaggtctactcagaagtaagttctgttttgttcagtgtggcttaatgtcaggaaagtgtggttaggattgcagcctaagtggaaTTGCAGACAgttgtttctctttctctcccccccacccttttgGAGGGGAACTGAGTGCATATACTTGAATTCACATAAATCAGTCGTGAAAAATGTGAGGCCACTGCATAAATATATAGTACTGAAGGGAGAATGAGAAACACAAAGCAGGCAACTTTACTGTAGTAttcattgctgggggggggggtgtggttcTCTATTGTTCTGGAGGCCCAGTTAAGGAGAAAAGATTCTGGTTCATTTTCTAGATACTAAGATTTACCCCAGATTTATAACTCTCGGTTGCAGAATAGCAGGACCTCTTTGTAAAATTGTTAAAAATCTACAGATGTATTCTGTCAGCATTGTTGGGAATTTATAGATTCTGACTGGAATTTAATGGCTTTGTTACCACAATGCAATagtgtttcattcattcatgttttatttaacaagctagttatttttttatttctaaataaCAGGATAAATGTTTGGTTTCAACTTTGGTagattttgtttctgttctgtaTGTTGCTGCTGTCATGTGCCTTACAGAACAGAAAAGTGCTTAGCAAATGAATAAAGTGGCCCTTCTTTTCAGCGGTGTAAATCAGGCAGTGCTTTGAGACATCAGAAAACTTTTTTAATGTAAAAGTAATGTATTGTACTACTTTCCACTTTCCTTTCCACTTTGAATGCACCCATTCCTTTTTAAGACTTCTAAACACTTTTATGTAGTTGACCCCCATAAGGAACAAATCTTCAGTAAGCAGCATTAATAATATTGTGTTATGTGAGCATGCCATAAAAGGGATGCTCACATATAAGTCTTTTGATTTTATTAGGTCTTTATCCTGCCTTTAAACTGAGGACAGTGTGTATTTattctcataacaaccctgtgaggtagcgtTAAAGTGAGAGAGTGATTGGTGCAAAGTTGCCCTATGAGCATCTTAGCTGAGTGGGGAATTGGTCAGAAACTATCTTCAGTCAGATAAAAATACGTTCTTGCTTGCTTTTCAGTTTTTAGCTATCTCATTAAATGAATGGATCCTGCCCCTTTTTGTTTTATGCAACTATACATTTTTGATCAGGCACACCCTTCAGAAGCCTGATGAAAGAGAATATGTATGGGCAGTAAAATCCTACTTGGGCCTTCTATATGGTTATATACATATATGGCCATTGCATTTTTATTTCTCACTTGCATTTGTAAAGTTGCTATTTAAAACAGGGAAAAGAGCTAAATATATCATAGCTAAATCACTGAGGCATGGTTCTCTGGTGCCAGTTTGACAGGCCGTAGTGATAGTTGATAGCTTCATTCTATTAAGGCCCAAGCAACATCCTTCTATAAGATGACTAGTaaggaaagggtgtgtgtgtgtgtaaatatgtttttaaaggaaagaaagTGAAGGAGTTAAATATGTTTTTGAACTTTTTGTCATAGCCTCAAGTTATCCATGTTGCATTGGGAAAGTTAGCCCATTTCCTGGTTAAACATACAGGAGTCTCCTGTCTGCCATATGCAcgtcccatatccatggtttcacttatccacagtagCAGCCTGTATAAAAGTTTCCAAAGCAGGCTAACTGCCAATCCCATAAGTATGTTTATTGTAGTAGAAGTAACCGTACAGCTCACAGCCACAATTTTGAATGTGTGAGAGGAGCTTCCTTGTGTGACAATGTCACTTAACAGGAGAACTGGAAACTTCTTCCAAACTTCTGATGTAgcctttcccttctcccctgATTTAGAGGTCAGAAACTCCTTTCCCAGTTAATATTGTATCTATAGACTGCTTATCCTTGCACTTTCATTTTAATCAGCAATTCAAAGCCCATCCGTTTTACTCTAGAGATTATACAGATTCTTTGCTACCTATTGGATCCTTCTGAGAGAGCCCTTAAGTTTACCTTAAAGTCTCCTCTCTATTCCTCCCCTTGCAATTCCCCTCTTCAGTGGGGTAGAAGAGATCATTGTCACCTCGTACCTGCAGTTGTCTGAGGTATGCATGACATATTTTCATTAGGCAGGCATGCTGAAGTGATCAGAATATCTCTGTACACTAAAGGAGCTGTGAAGGGGCCTAAAACGTGTTCCACATAGAAATAGGACAGATATTTGCATATGGGTTGTAAACTTTTTCCATTGCTGAGTAAGCATATTATTCATGCAGATAAGGGATTCTGAAAGTATGCAGAGGTATAAAAGGTGTATGttgtcttttttcccttctttctgcTGTGCTGACccacccatccccccccccccgttaagaAACTGTTTTATGTACATGCTACTTGAATAGGCACAAGCCTGTTGAATCTCAGCTGCTGAAGTGCTGATGACCTACTGAATGAATGGTAAAGTTCAATTATACTGATAACCAGGGCTGGCCCTCTTGTGTGGTATGGTGAAACAGTTGCTCTAAGCAGTGGATTAAACACACTGCTGTGGTACTATTGCACCATACTGCTGCCTCCCCAATTGGTTTTCGAGGGAATACAATGCCAAATCTTGCCCCCACCTCCGTTATTCTACAGAATGCCATTCCTGGCTCCTGCACACGTGTAGTGCTGACTTTGGAGTCAACTGAGTAGTGGCAAGCCAGCAATGTGCTAACTAAATGTGAGTCATCCCACCAGTGTGATGGTAGTGCTCCTGTGCAACCGTAGccactttgctttctttctccctctctgcccGGCATCTCTCTCTTCAGTACCAGCCTAGGTATGTctgcttggaagcaagttccattgagttcaatgggacatttTTAGGAAAGTGTGGTAAAATTGAAGCCTTCAGTTCATTTATCAACCCTTTCCAAGAATTactttctgtttttttgtttgatgTTGCTTTATGTGTGTCATTCTTCCTTCTCTTCTGTTCCTTCGCTTCCTCTAGTCATTGCCCAGAGACTGGCAGTCCCCCTCTCCACACTACCAATCCTTCTCTCTGCCTTATGTCCCCAGTCTGAAATATGTGTTATTGTCCCCCAGTGACTTATATTTGCTAAAATGTAAAGGGGTGGGACATTCATCATGGATCTCTGTCATCTAGTTAGACTCTGATTGTAGCCCTTCAGTCAgtacccaatttttttttttttactgcaaagGTTGATGCTGTTCCAATAAGTAGTCAGTTCATTTATCTCTTGCCTGAACCAGCTCCATGTGTTGAATGAGATGCTCAGTCAGGAAAAGCCCTGAATTACCCTGGACAGGAAGGGAAGGACCATGCGTGCTCTGTACTTTCTTGTTCAAATGAGCCCTCTGTTAATGAAAAATTGCATGATAGTACTACCATAGTGTAGTATcacacttacagcgcaatcctagtcatgtctactcagacataagtcccattgagttcagtgaggcttactcacaggaaagtgtgtataggattgcagccttaggctgtcTTCATGAAATAATTGCTGAGCAATAATCTCCTCATGGCAAGAGCCCTGCCTGCTGCCTTTATTGAATATATAAAATAGCATGTGGCTAAGGAGAACCTATACTTCATAGTCATAGCCATGAACTGTCCAACCTTCTAGtggaaaggtgtttttttttccccccttatgcTTCTGTAAAAGCTACTGAAGCAAAAGCAGGAATATGTGACTTCTTCatcc is a window from the Tiliqua scincoides isolate rTilSci1 chromosome 2, rTilSci1.hap2, whole genome shotgun sequence genome containing:
- the KANK1 gene encoding KN motif and ankyrin repeat domain-containing protein 1 isoform X2, giving the protein METRRRLEQEKMAMQVIPGETRRPRLSSFGAMGSTSSLPSFVGSSGHNQMSQQFQNGYQGNGEYNVYLASSLGSSIRHSPLSSGVSTPVTNVSPVHLQHIREQMAIALKRLKELEEQVKTIPVLQVKISVLQEEKRQMMAKLKSQRIVNQNDTSHFRKRSYSAGNAEQWKQLVPVQGSGELYIDCEEEVGSVDQGSERVEEFRQLTAEMQALEKKIQDSSYDIPSNLRVNRESVPKENRSVAVGAEENMNDVVVFNKALRVCRDVAVGTECKVKDSSVGVTEGMLGLSTEAEREIELQHQTIDALKEKIYRLEVQLRETTHDREMTKLKHELQAAGSRKKTDKALMAQPLVFSRAVEAVVQTRDQMVGDHVDVVDTCVGSCLQMSSIGISCRPVLRSTAVGPDVPMNWWIVKERKEVCDRCIGSSVEMSNKCVGTEMSICETGVNTEESVDSLSLRKTEVAIKEVRSIGCGGCLDATICPEKETMSRGTNTETGCKADSGVMAVPLTATQGTNTVLEQADQFTNTEMATMMDSGTNTFLSTYDKQTNTVIVEMQTVAVGDGRVKDVNTAAKTRSIGVGTLLSTPASFEKSSLTKTKDVGVGQINVNENYLVGLKMRNIACGPPPVSVVPLSTRSIGVGDESVCESGSLVMGGPFPPPEMKTDLDHYIERVQKLVQEQQMLLAENYAELAEAFGEPHSQIGCLNSQLISTLSSINNVMKYASTEELRNVGIPKQFIDKSTATVSSPQTLKLGQEIGTRSEKTAIVGVGQDQKASPSQDSAMAPINLTDDQLASGLYVCANEGMLKSIMKKKDGKKDVNAKKNLQFVGINGGYETTSSDDSSSEESSSSESDDECDENKYTQIENSGLLTVEEQPGLNGEDVNSVRGEEVVEDQEAEAEKVEIRERYELSEKMLSACHLLKNNIDNPKAMISKEIRFCLNTIQHEWFRVSSQKSAIPAMVGDYIAAFEEVSPAVLRHIINMADGNGNTALHYSVSHSNFEIVKLLLDANVCNVNHQNKAGYTPIMLAALAAVDAEKEMRIVEELFACGDVNAKASQAGQTALMLAVSHGRIDMVKALLACGADVNIQDDEGSTALMCASEHGHVEIVKLLLGQPGCNGTLEDNDGSTALSIALDAGHKDIAVLLYAHVNFSKTQSPGTPRLGRKPSPGPTHRGTFDC
- the KANK1 gene encoding KN motif and ankyrin repeat domain-containing protein 1 isoform X1 codes for the protein MAHPLNINGSSTEKDENALNEEDERDQKDPYFVETPYGYQLDLDFLKYVEDIQKGNTIKKLNIQKKRKVTPHFASVKNTPSQYSGWTSNESLSSSNSDENKHSSSLLVARSPAAVSTRPSLSFEASPNFLTIPESKQLLPPSPQLPRHNLHVTKTLMETRRRLEQEKMAMQVIPGETRRPRLSSFGAMGSTSSLPSFVGSSGHNQMSQQFQNGYQGNGEYNVYLASSLGSSIRHSPLSSGVSTPVTNVSPVHLQHIREQMAIALKRLKELEEQVKTIPVLQVKISVLQEEKRQMMAKLKSQRIVNQNDTSHFRKRSYSAGNAEQWKQLVPVQGSGELYIDCEEEVGSVDQGSERVEEFRQLTAEMQALEKKIQDSSYDIPSNLRVNRESVPKENRSVAVGAEENMNDVVVFNKALRVCRDVAVGTECKVKDSSVGVTEGMLGLSTEAEREIELQHQTIDALKEKIYRLEVQLRETTHDREMTKLKHELQAAGSRKKTDKALMAQPLVFSRAVEAVVQTRDQMVGDHVDVVDTCVGSCLQMSSIGISCRPVLRSTAVGPDVPMNWWIVKERKEVCDRCIGSSVEMSNKCVGTEMSICETGVNTEESVDSLSLRKTEVAIKEVRSIGCGGCLDATICPEKETMSRGTNTETGCKADSGVMAVPLTATQGTNTVLEQADQFTNTEMATMMDSGTNTFLSTYDKQTNTVIVEMQTVAVGDGRVKDVNTAAKTRSIGVGTLLSTPASFEKSSLTKTKDVGVGQINVNENYLVGLKMRNIACGPPPVSVVPLSTRSIGVGDESVCESGSLVMGGPFPPPEMKTDLDHYIERVQKLVQEQQMLLAENYAELAEAFGEPHSQIGCLNSQLISTLSSINNVMKYASTEELRNVGIPKQFIDKSTATVSSPQTLKLGQEIGTRSEKTAIVGVGQDQKASPSQDSAMAPINLTDDQLASGLYVCANEGMLKSIMKKKDGKKDVNAKKNLQFVGINGGYETTSSDDSSSEESSSSESDDECDENKYTQIENSGLLTVEEQPGLNGEDVNSVRGEEVVEDQEAEAEKVEIRERYELSEKMLSACHLLKNNIDNPKAMISKEIRFCLNTIQHEWFRVSSQKSAIPAMVGDYIAAFEEVSPAVLRHIINMADGNGNTALHYSVSHSNFEIVKLLLDANVCNVNHQNKAGYTPIMLAALAAVDAEKEMRIVEELFACGDVNAKASQAGQTALMLAVSHGRIDMVKALLACGADVNIQDDEGSTALMCASEHGHVEIVKLLLGQPGCNGTLEDNDGSTALSIALDAGHKDIAVLLYAHVNFSKTQSPGTPRLGRKPSPGPTHRGTFDC